The following coding sequences are from one Pelagovum sp. HNIBRBA483 window:
- a CDS encoding cob(I)yrinic acid a,c-diamide adenosyltransferase, with the protein MVVLNKIYTKTGDAGETALGNGTRVPKQSLRVETYGTVDETNATVGIARLHADSDLGAKLAAIQNDLFDLGADLCRPDMDKDAEAPYPVLRMTDAQVARLEAEIDEMNDALEPLRSFILPGGSALAAHLHLCRTVSRRAERLATDLATQEAVNSAAVKYLNRLSDWFFVAARIANDDGRSDILWVPGANR; encoded by the coding sequence ATGGTTGTTCTGAACAAGATTTATACCAAAACCGGCGACGCTGGCGAAACAGCACTCGGCAACGGCACGCGTGTACCAAAGCAATCTCTCCGTGTTGAAACTTACGGTACAGTGGATGAAACGAACGCAACTGTCGGGATTGCCCGCCTCCATGCGGATAGTGACTTGGGCGCCAAATTAGCCGCGATTCAGAATGATCTTTTTGATCTCGGCGCAGATCTGTGCCGCCCCGACATGGATAAAGACGCCGAAGCACCCTACCCCGTTCTGCGAATGACCGATGCCCAAGTCGCGCGGCTCGAAGCTGAGATCGACGAAATGAATGACGCGCTTGAACCCCTGCGCAGCTTCATTCTGCCTGGCGGATCTGCATTGGCGGCACATCTGCACCTCTGCCGTACCGTCTCCCGGCGCGCTGAAAGACTGGCAACCGACCTCGCAACCCAAGAAGCCGTAAACTCGGCGGCCGTTAAGTACCTTAATCGACTTTCAGATTGGTTCTTCGTCGCCGCGCGGATCGCAAATGATGACGGGCGGTCGGATATCCTTTGGGTTCCCGGAGCCAACAGATAA
- a CDS encoding twin transmembrane helix small protein yields the protein MADDPLFYVVAVACLGVAAILMFGIGTFGKGGDFNRKYANRIMRWRIGAQFVAVILILLFVYIRRQGG from the coding sequence ATGGCTGACGATCCCCTCTTCTACGTCGTTGCCGTTGCTTGCCTCGGAGTGGCCGCCATCCTGATGTTTGGCATTGGCACCTTCGGCAAAGGCGGCGACTTCAACCGCAAATATGCAAACCGGATAATGCGTTGGCGCATCGGTGCACAATTCGTCGCCGTGATCCTGATATTGCTTTTCGTCTACATCCGGCGCCAAGGAGGATAA
- a CDS encoding SDR family oxidoreductase, producing MQKRSILITGCSSGIGYAAAHDLRNAGWQVFASCRKQADCDRLIAEGFDAPLIDYTDHATIEAGLGEVLAATGGTLDAVFNNGAYALPGAVEDLPVDGLRAIFETNFFGWHELTRRVIPIMRAQGHGRIVNCSSILGFTPFRWRGAYVATKFALEGLSDVLRIELRGTGIHVVLIEPGPITSRIRQNAAPHFERWIDWENSALSRLYSKLRHRLYEDRGKDRFELPPSAVTAKLLKALNSPAPKPRYFVTLPTYVMGALKRILPTRTFDWLVAKG from the coding sequence ATGCAAAAACGCTCAATCCTGATCACCGGATGCTCTTCCGGCATCGGTTACGCCGCTGCGCACGATCTGCGCAATGCGGGCTGGCAGGTCTTTGCCAGCTGTCGAAAGCAAGCTGACTGCGACCGGCTCATTGCAGAAGGCTTCGACGCGCCGCTCATTGACTACACCGATCATGCAACCATCGAAGCAGGACTCGGAGAAGTCCTGGCCGCGACCGGCGGCACGCTGGATGCGGTCTTTAACAATGGCGCCTACGCGCTTCCCGGCGCGGTCGAAGATCTTCCGGTCGATGGCCTCCGTGCAATTTTCGAAACCAATTTTTTCGGCTGGCACGAGCTAACCCGCCGCGTCATCCCGATCATGCGGGCGCAGGGCCACGGCAGAATCGTGAATTGCTCCTCGATTCTTGGCTTCACTCCCTTCAGATGGCGCGGCGCATACGTCGCGACCAAATTCGCGCTCGAAGGATTGTCTGATGTTCTTCGCATCGAACTGCGCGGAACCGGGATCCATGTGGTGCTGATCGAGCCGGGTCCGATCACTTCAAGGATCCGGCAAAACGCCGCCCCCCATTTCGAACGCTGGATAGACTGGGAAAACTCCGCCCTCTCGCGACTCTACAGCAAACTGCGCCACCGCCTCTACGAGGATCGCGGGAAGGATCGATTCGAACTTCCTCCGTCGGCGGTCACCGCAAAACTCTTGAAAGCGCTCAATTCCCCTGCACCAAAGCCGCGCTATTTTGTCACGCTACCGACCTATGTAATGGGGGCGCTGAAGCGTATCCTGCCGACACGAACGTTCGATTGGCTCGTCGCGAAGGGCTAG
- a CDS encoding SH3 domain-containing protein: MRLFIILTFVSLAFAYYVMSGGADFVPETQPVRITDRPIPDPLPVRETAITDTPTPTEIRIEDPAPIEATPTPAAEIAAATATIDVPEDQLETSPASPDLSEIQFDSLADALAESVADTTTAETSEPQPEAPTQEQNILFVGDSRLNLRTGPGTENAVLVTMNPGTELLLLSTGDEGWVQVEISDSGLQGWTAEEFLVSR; the protein is encoded by the coding sequence TTGCGTTTGTTCATCATTTTGACCTTCGTCAGCCTCGCGTTCGCATATTATGTGATGTCCGGCGGGGCGGATTTCGTTCCCGAAACGCAGCCTGTGCGCATAACGGATCGCCCCATCCCTGATCCGCTTCCAGTGCGGGAAACTGCCATCACCGATACCCCGACACCAACGGAAATCCGTATTGAAGACCCTGCGCCGATAGAAGCCACGCCGACGCCTGCTGCCGAAATCGCCGCTGCCACGGCAACTATCGACGTTCCCGAAGACCAATTGGAAACCAGCCCAGCATCACCGGATCTGTCGGAGATCCAATTCGACAGTCTGGCAGACGCACTCGCGGAATCGGTTGCGGACACCACCACAGCAGAAACCTCCGAACCGCAGCCCGAAGCCCCCACCCAAGAACAGAATATTCTTTTCGTCGGCGACTCGCGCCTCAATCTCCGCACCGGCCCCGGAACCGAAAACGCCGTCCTTGTCACCATGAATCCAGGAACTGAACTCCTGCTCCTCAGCACCGGAGATGAAGGCTGGGTTCAGGTCGAAATTAGCGACTCCGGCCTGCAAGGCTGGACGGCTGAAGAATTCTTGGTTTCACGCTAG
- a CDS encoding DNA topoisomerase IV subunit A — protein MSDDLLDPNIAPTGFTETLRRAIGDRYLTYALSTIMHRALPDARDGLKPVHRRILYAMRELKLASNGGFRKSAKISGDVMGNYHPHGDAAIYDAMARLAQDFNVRYPLVDGQGNFGNIDGDNPAASRYTEARMTAAAEALMEGLAENAVDFRANYDGTLSEPVVLPAAFPNLLANGASGIAVGMATNIPPHNLHELIDACLHLIKAPNARDETLLEYVPGPDFPTGGVIVEAREAIAEAYRTGRGGIRLRARWEIEDLGRGQWQIVVTEIPYQVQKSKLIEKLAEVIQTKKVPLLADVRDESADDIRIVLEPRARTVEPDVLMGMLFRNSDLETRFSMNMNVLIDGVTPRVCSLKEVLRAFLDHRRDVLQRRSRHRMDKIDHRLEVLEGLIIAFLNLDRVIDIIRYDDDPKAALMFEDWGKDHRRASSEADYLSPFAGGKPAEGEEPSLSEVQAEAILNMRLRSLRRLEEMELVKERDALMQERADLEDLLASEDLQWGKIAEQLRETRKQFGRDSEGGARRSTFAEAGSFEEVPLEAMIEKEPISVVCSKMGWVRAMKGHIALDSELKFKDGDEGRFLFHAETTDRLLVIGSNGRFYTVAASNLPGGRGMGEPLRLMIDLPNEAEIVDILVHKPGRKLVVASSAGDGFIVTEDEVVAQTRTGKVVLNVKDKIVTRTVKPVTGDHVAVVGENRKVLIFPISELPEMARGKGVRLQKYKDGGLSDLTTFELEEGLSWHDPAGRKRTETELAEWIGKRAGTGRMAPRGFPRDNRFN, from the coding sequence ATGAGTGATGATCTTCTCGACCCCAATATAGCGCCAACGGGCTTCACGGAAACGTTGCGTCGTGCAATCGGCGATAGGTATCTGACCTACGCATTGTCGACGATTATGCACCGTGCCCTCCCCGATGCCCGTGACGGCCTAAAGCCTGTTCACCGGCGCATCCTGTATGCAATGCGTGAGTTGAAGCTTGCATCAAACGGAGGCTTCCGCAAATCGGCCAAGATTTCGGGCGATGTAATGGGGAACTATCACCCCCATGGCGATGCGGCGATCTACGATGCGATGGCGCGGCTCGCGCAAGATTTCAACGTGCGTTATCCGCTTGTCGATGGTCAGGGGAATTTCGGTAATATTGATGGGGATAATCCGGCAGCCAGCAGATATACCGAAGCGCGGATGACCGCAGCCGCCGAAGCGCTGATGGAAGGCTTGGCGGAAAACGCGGTGGATTTCCGTGCCAACTATGACGGCACGTTGAGCGAACCGGTCGTGCTGCCGGCGGCGTTCCCGAATTTGCTTGCGAATGGTGCAAGTGGCATTGCGGTCGGGATGGCGACTAACATTCCGCCGCATAACCTGCATGAACTGATCGATGCTTGTTTGCACCTGATCAAGGCCCCGAATGCGCGGGACGAAACGCTGCTGGAATATGTCCCCGGGCCGGACTTTCCGACCGGCGGTGTGATTGTCGAGGCGCGGGAGGCGATCGCCGAGGCTTATCGCACCGGACGCGGCGGTATCCGTCTGCGTGCGCGCTGGGAGATCGAGGACCTCGGACGGGGACAATGGCAGATTGTTGTCACAGAAATCCCCTATCAGGTGCAGAAGTCGAAGCTGATCGAAAAGCTTGCCGAGGTTATCCAGACGAAGAAGGTTCCTTTGCTGGCTGATGTACGGGACGAGAGTGCCGACGATATCAGGATTGTGCTGGAGCCACGCGCCCGAACGGTCGAGCCGGATGTGTTGATGGGGATGTTGTTCCGTAATTCGGACCTCGAAACACGGTTCAGCATGAACATGAACGTGTTGATAGATGGGGTGACGCCGCGCGTGTGCTCGCTGAAGGAGGTTCTGCGGGCGTTCCTTGATCATCGGCGGGACGTGTTGCAGCGGCGCAGTCGGCATCGCATGGATAAGATCGACCACCGGCTTGAAGTGCTCGAAGGGCTGATCATTGCCTTCCTGAACCTTGATCGCGTGATCGATATCATTCGCTATGATGATGATCCCAAGGCGGCCCTGATGTTTGAGGATTGGGGGAAGGATCATCGCCGTGCAAGCAGTGAAGCCGATTATCTTTCTCCTTTTGCTGGCGGCAAACCTGCTGAAGGGGAAGAGCCCTCGCTGAGTGAAGTTCAGGCCGAAGCAATTCTTAACATGAGGCTGCGCTCGTTGCGTCGCCTTGAAGAGATGGAACTGGTCAAAGAGCGCGATGCCTTGATGCAGGAGCGTGCCGATCTCGAAGACCTTTTGGCTAGTGAAGACCTGCAATGGGGCAAGATCGCTGAGCAGCTGCGTGAAACCCGCAAGCAGTTTGGGCGGGACTCCGAAGGTGGCGCGCGGCGCTCGACCTTTGCCGAGGCTGGCAGTTTTGAAGAAGTACCTTTGGAAGCGATGATCGAAAAAGAGCCGATCAGCGTTGTGTGTTCGAAGATGGGCTGGGTTCGCGCGATGAAAGGGCACATCGCGCTCGATAGCGAGCTAAAGTTCAAGGACGGCGACGAGGGGCGCTTCCTATTCCATGCCGAGACAACCGACAGGTTGTTGGTCATTGGTAGTAACGGGCGTTTCTATACTGTTGCGGCTTCCAACTTGCCGGGCGGGCGGGGCATGGGTGAACCATTGCGCCTGATGATTGATCTGCCCAACGAAGCCGAGATCGTGGACATTCTGGTTCACAAACCGGGACGGAAGCTTGTGGTCGCTTCTTCGGCAGGGGACGGGTTCATCGTGACCGAAGACGAGGTCGTTGCGCAGACACGGACGGGGAAAGTCGTTCTGAACGTGAAGGACAAGATCGTCACCCGTACGGTAAAGCCAGTGACAGGGGACCATGTTGCTGTGGTAGGTGAGAATCGCAAAGTGCTGATTTTCCCGATCTCCGAATTGCCGGAAATGGCCCGTGGCAAAGGGGTTCGCTTGCAGAAATACAAGGATGGTGGACTGTCCGACCTAACGACTTTTGAGCTGGAAGAAGGTTTGAGCTGGCATGATCCGGCGGGGCGCAAGCGGACCGAAACCGAATTGGCTGAGTGGATAGGCAAGAGGGCAGGCACCGGGCGCATGGCCCCACGCGGGTTCCCGCGGGACAACCGTTTCAATTAG